In a genomic window of Myxococcales bacterium:
- a CDS encoding adenylate/guanylate cyclase domain-containing protein has translation MLADLDRQVTSLAPVLALAPPPLPPDTLARIATIRAELIAKGLDRAGVDRLVEFVTTADDLDVGRIQVRERARAWGLDEDRLLAVSLHATRAGLLELSWDLVCPHCRGAGGVPALGALPSHGHCELCRIDVHADRDNAIEITFRVHRSIRVVPERSFCSAEPARKDHIRVQWVVPAGATAELAPTLAPRRYRARVEGAEEYGYLDVAPAGADLVDWKASAPPDAPAVTSTPRLRLANDRAEDAVFIVEDATWSDVALRPGRLLSFQDFRDLFSEEYLGADVQLAIGEQTILFTDMVGSTELYATRGDPAAFVEVRRHFAEVFRIIAEHRGAVVKTIGDAAMGAFGDPLDAVRCAKAIHDRFPPGCADSVAVLRISLNTGPCIAVRLNANIDYFGGTVNVAAKLQALAEGWQIAMARATCDAPGVAAWLREQGADLEDDVYRSKALRDEVAVQRWTVHRR, from the coding sequence GTGCTGGCCGACCTCGATCGCCAGGTGACCAGCCTGGCCCCAGTGCTGGCGCTGGCGCCGCCGCCGCTGCCGCCCGACACGCTGGCGCGGATCGCGACCATCCGCGCCGAGCTGATCGCCAAGGGGCTCGATCGCGCCGGCGTCGACCGCCTGGTCGAGTTCGTCACCACCGCCGACGACCTCGACGTCGGCCGGATCCAGGTGCGCGAGCGCGCGCGGGCCTGGGGCCTCGACGAGGATCGCCTGCTCGCGGTGTCCCTGCACGCGACCCGGGCCGGCCTGCTCGAGCTGTCGTGGGACCTGGTGTGCCCGCACTGCCGCGGCGCCGGCGGCGTGCCGGCGCTCGGCGCGCTGCCCAGCCACGGCCACTGCGAGCTGTGCCGGATCGACGTGCACGCCGATCGCGACAACGCCATCGAGATCACCTTCCGCGTCCACCGCTCGATCCGGGTCGTGCCCGAGCGGAGCTTCTGCAGCGCCGAGCCGGCCCGCAAGGATCACATCCGCGTGCAGTGGGTGGTCCCGGCCGGCGCCACCGCCGAGCTGGCCCCGACCCTGGCGCCGCGCCGCTACCGGGCCCGGGTCGAGGGCGCGGAGGAGTACGGCTACCTCGACGTCGCGCCGGCCGGCGCCGACCTTGTCGACTGGAAGGCCAGCGCTCCGCCCGACGCGCCGGCGGTGACGTCGACGCCGCGGCTGCGGCTGGCCAACGATCGCGCCGAGGACGCGGTGTTCATCGTCGAGGACGCCACCTGGTCCGACGTGGCGCTGCGGCCGGGGCGGCTGCTGTCGTTCCAGGACTTCCGCGACCTGTTCAGCGAGGAGTACCTGGGCGCCGACGTCCAGCTCGCGATCGGCGAGCAGACGATCCTGTTCACCGACATGGTCGGCTCGACCGAGCTCTACGCGACCCGCGGCGACCCGGCGGCGTTCGTCGAGGTCCGCCGCCACTTCGCCGAGGTGTTCCGGATCATCGCCGAGCACCGCGGCGCGGTCGTCAAGACCATCGGCGACGCCGCGATGGGCGCGTTCGGCGATCCGCTCGACGCGGTCCGGTGCGCCAAGGCGATCCACGATCGGTTCCCGCCCGGCTGCGCCGACTCGGTCGCGGTGCTGCGCATCTCGCTCAACACCGGGCCCTGCATCGCGGTGCGGCTCAACGCCAACATCGACTACTTCGGCGGCACGGTCAACGTGGCCGCGAAGCTCCAGGCCCTGGCCGAGGGCTGGCAGATCGCGATGGCGCGCGCGACCTGCGACGCGCCAGGCGTGGCGGCGTGGCTGCGCGAGCAGGGCGCGGACCTCGAGGACGACGTCTACCGCTCGAAGGCGCTGCGCGATGAGGTCGCGGTCCAGCGCTGGACCGTGCACCGCCGCTGA
- a CDS encoding group 1 truncated hemoglobin, which yields MTAAASLFEQVGGDRLRAMVTDFYEQVFADVMIGFLFAGKDRARLIQREWELAARMLGGAVPYTGRPIREAHRHVPILGGHFDRRLELWRQAMVAHALPPAAIETLMAHNRALRAQVTNDPTSDCNHEQIAGPAPIGAPERLIGLGKRG from the coding sequence GTGACCGCCGCGGCGTCGCTGTTCGAGCAGGTCGGCGGCGACCGCCTGCGCGCGATGGTCACCGACTTCTACGAGCAGGTGTTCGCCGACGTGATGATCGGGTTCCTGTTCGCGGGCAAGGATCGCGCGCGGCTGATCCAGCGCGAGTGGGAGCTGGCGGCGCGCATGCTCGGCGGCGCCGTGCCCTACACCGGCCGGCCGATCCGCGAGGCCCACCGCCACGTGCCGATCCTCGGCGGGCACTTCGATCGCCGGCTCGAGCTGTGGCGCCAGGCCATGGTCGCGCACGCGCTGCCGCCGGCGGCGATCGAGACGCTGATGGCGCACAACCGCGCGCTGCGGGCCCAGGTCACCAACGACCCGACCTCGGACTGCAACCACGAGCAGATCGCCGGGCCCGCGCCGATCGGCGCGCCCGAGCGGCTGATCGGCCTGGGCAAGCGCGGGTAG
- a CDS encoding DUF4112 domain-containing protein → MTNVAAPAVPARPAAAPVVDRDLRIARVLVSVLDRRGLDPLVGFLLPGVGDLITAVLGGYLVTIAVRRKVPPIVIARMLLNLGVDAAVGLVPVVGDLADVAIQANTKNLALLEARTARRSHWHDWLAVAGAAALALGMFGLVIYGIVRLIGAIG, encoded by the coding sequence ATGACGAATGTCGCGGCCCCCGCGGTGCCGGCCCGGCCGGCGGCCGCGCCCGTCGTCGATCGCGATCTCCGGATCGCGCGCGTGCTGGTGAGCGTGCTCGATCGCCGCGGCCTCGACCCGCTGGTCGGGTTCCTGCTGCCCGGCGTCGGTGATCTGATCACCGCGGTGCTCGGCGGCTACCTGGTGACGATCGCCGTGCGCCGCAAGGTGCCGCCGATCGTCATCGCGCGCATGCTGCTCAACCTCGGGGTCGACGCCGCGGTCGGCCTGGTCCCGGTGGTCGGCGACCTGGCCGACGTCGCCATCCAGGCCAACACGAAGAACCTGGCGCTCCTCGAGGCGCGCACCGCGCGCCGGTCCCACTGGCACGACTGGCTGGCCGTCGCCGGGGCCGCGGCGCTGGCGCTCGGGATGTTCGGGCTCGTGATCTACGGCATCGTGCGCTTGATCGGTGCGATCGGCTGA
- a CDS encoding molybdopterin-dependent oxidoreductase codes for MATTHYRSCPLCEATCGVAIDVDGAQVTSIRGDADDPFSRGYLCPKATALADLHHDPDRLRRPMIRDGATWREAGWDEALELVARRLRAIRTDHGKDAVAVYQGNPTGHNLGLLTYGQLLLRKLGTRNAYSATSLDQLPHMLAALTMFGDQLLMPVPDLDRTDCMLALGANPLASNGSIMTAPDVKGRLKALLARGGSLIVVDPRATETAALASQHLFIRPGTDALFLLSLLHVLFAEGLARPGRLAGFTDGLAELEAIARAYPPARTAATTGITAAQVTAVARALAAAQRPVVYGRLGVCTQAFGGVAAWLCYAVNVVLGALDRVGGLMFTTPAIDALPLARTLGYDGGFARWHSRVRGLPEFGGELPAVTLVDEIETAGPGQIRALITSAGNPVLSAPGGPRLERALATLDFMVSIDPHLNETTQHAHVILPPTSALERSDYDLAFAAFSVRNVARYSPAVFARGDDQRHDWEICAELAARLYVPGPLVDLAVRAARALPPERVLELGLRAGPHRLSMAKLRAAPHGLDLGALEPRLPARLRHRDRRVQLAPAIYQRDLARLDATLTAGRPADALTLIGRRDLRSNNSWMHNSARLVKGKPRCTLLMHPDDAGARGLADGDTARLASAVGAVEVPVELTTSIMPGVVSLPHGWGHHRKGARLAVAAAHAGVSMNDVTDPACVDALTGTAILAGQDVTVARAAAGAVA; via the coding sequence ATGGCCACCACGCATTATCGCAGCTGTCCGTTGTGCGAGGCTACCTGCGGCGTCGCGATCGACGTGGACGGCGCCCAGGTGACCTCGATCCGGGGCGACGCCGACGATCCGTTCTCGCGCGGCTACCTGTGCCCCAAGGCCACGGCGCTGGCCGACCTGCACCACGATCCCGACCGGCTGCGCCGGCCGATGATCCGCGACGGCGCGACCTGGCGCGAGGCCGGCTGGGACGAGGCGCTCGAGCTGGTCGCGCGCCGGCTGCGCGCGATCCGCACGGACCACGGCAAGGACGCCGTCGCGGTCTACCAGGGCAACCCGACCGGCCACAACCTCGGCCTGCTCACCTACGGGCAGCTGCTCCTGCGCAAGCTCGGCACCAGGAACGCGTACTCGGCCACCTCGCTCGATCAGCTCCCGCACATGCTCGCGGCGCTGACGATGTTCGGCGATCAGCTGCTGATGCCGGTGCCCGACCTCGATCGCACCGACTGCATGCTCGCGCTCGGCGCCAACCCGCTGGCGTCCAACGGCAGCATCATGACCGCGCCCGACGTCAAGGGCCGGCTCAAGGCGCTCCTGGCCCGGGGCGGGTCGCTGATCGTCGTCGATCCGCGCGCGACCGAGACCGCGGCGCTGGCCAGCCAGCACCTGTTCATCCGGCCTGGCACCGACGCGCTGTTCCTGCTGTCGCTGCTGCACGTGCTGTTCGCCGAGGGGCTGGCGCGGCCGGGCCGCCTGGCCGGCTTCACCGACGGGCTGGCCGAGCTCGAGGCGATCGCGCGGGCCTACCCGCCGGCGCGGACCGCGGCCACCACCGGCATCACGGCCGCGCAGGTGACCGCGGTCGCGCGCGCGCTGGCCGCGGCCCAGCGCCCGGTCGTCTACGGCCGGCTGGGCGTGTGCACCCAGGCGTTCGGCGGCGTCGCCGCGTGGCTGTGCTACGCGGTCAACGTCGTGCTGGGCGCGCTCGATCGCGTCGGCGGGCTGATGTTCACGACCCCGGCCATCGACGCGCTGCCGCTGGCGCGCACGCTCGGCTACGACGGCGGGTTCGCGCGCTGGCACAGCCGCGTGCGCGGCCTGCCGGAGTTCGGCGGCGAGCTGCCGGCGGTGACGCTGGTCGACGAGATCGAGACCGCCGGCCCCGGCCAGATCCGGGCGCTGATCACCAGCGCCGGCAACCCGGTGCTGTCGGCGCCGGGCGGGCCGCGGCTCGAGCGGGCCCTGGCCACGCTCGACTTCATGGTCTCGATCGATCCCCACCTCAACGAGACCACGCAGCACGCGCACGTGATCCTGCCGCCGACGTCGGCGCTCGAGCGCAGCGACTACGACCTCGCGTTCGCGGCCTTCAGCGTGCGCAACGTCGCGCGCTACTCGCCGGCGGTGTTCGCGCGCGGCGACGACCAGCGCCACGACTGGGAGATCTGCGCCGAGCTGGCCGCGCGCCTGTACGTGCCGGGGCCGCTGGTCGACCTGGCGGTGCGCGCGGCCCGGGCGCTGCCGCCCGAGCGTGTCCTCGAGCTGGGCCTGCGGGCCGGGCCGCACCGGCTGTCGATGGCCAAGCTGCGGGCCGCGCCCCACGGCCTCGACCTCGGCGCGCTCGAGCCGCGCCTGCCCGCGCGCCTGCGCCACCGTGATCGCCGCGTCCAGCTGGCGCCGGCGATCTACCAGCGCGACCTGGCGCGGCTCGACGCGACCCTGACCGCGGGTCGGCCGGCCGACGCGCTGACGCTGATCGGGCGGCGCGATCTGCGCAGCAACAACTCGTGGATGCACAACAGCGCCCGGCTGGTGAAGGGCAAGCCGCGCTGCACGCTGCTGATGCACCCCGACGACGCCGGCGCCCGGGGGCTGGCCGACGGCGACACCGCGCGGCTGGCGTCGGCGGTCGGCGCGGTCGAGGTCCCGGTCGAGCTGACCACGTCGATCATGCCGGGCGTGGTCAGCCTGCCGCACGGCTGGGGCCACCACCGCAAGGGCGCGCGCCTCGCGGTCGCCGCCGCCCACGCCGGCGTCAGCATGAACGACGTCACCGACCCGGCCTGCGTCGACGCGCTGACCGGCACCGCGATCCTGGCCGGCCAGGACGTGACGGTCGCGCGCGCGGCCGCGGGAGCGGTGGCGTGA
- a CDS encoding NAD(P)/FAD-dependent oxidoreductase — MKRIVILGAGTAGTMMANRLVRVLPPSWHVTVIDRDDEHVYQPGLLFIPFGMYRDDELSKSRRRTLDARVDLRLVGIDRVLPDERKVRLADGEAVAYDFLIVATGSRILPEATPGLTGVGWGESAFDFYTTEGARGLRGALERFTGGRLVLNVVEMPIKCPVAPLEFLFLAEAFFTERGLRDKVEIVYATPLEGAFTKPVASAHLGGMLARRGIGVTGDFATAEVDGARRVLKAYDGREEPYDLLVTIPQHGGAEVISASGLGDGSGWVPTDKHTLAARDHDRTFVLGDATDLPSSKAGAVAHFQADVLVDNLLRAIDGRPPVPDFDGHANCFIETGYGKAMLIDFNYTTEPLPGKFPLPGIGPFTLLGESEVNHWGKLAFKWIYWNLLLTGKELPLEHRMTMAGKQAA; from the coding sequence ATGAAGCGCATCGTGATCCTGGGTGCGGGCACCGCCGGCACCATGATGGCCAACCGGTTGGTCCGCGTGCTGCCGCCGAGCTGGCACGTCACCGTCATCGACCGCGACGACGAGCACGTCTACCAGCCCGGGCTCCTGTTCATCCCGTTCGGGATGTACCGCGACGACGAGCTCAGCAAGTCGCGGCGTCGGACCCTCGACGCCCGGGTCGACCTGCGCCTGGTCGGGATCGATCGGGTGCTGCCCGACGAGCGCAAGGTCCGCCTGGCCGACGGCGAGGCCGTGGCCTACGACTTCTTGATCGTCGCCACCGGCAGCCGGATCCTGCCCGAGGCCACGCCCGGGCTCACCGGGGTCGGCTGGGGCGAGTCGGCGTTCGACTTCTACACCACCGAGGGCGCGCGCGGCCTGCGCGGCGCGCTCGAGCGCTTCACCGGCGGGCGGCTGGTGCTCAACGTGGTCGAGATGCCGATCAAGTGCCCGGTGGCGCCGCTCGAGTTCCTGTTCCTGGCCGAGGCGTTCTTCACCGAGCGCGGCCTGCGCGACAAGGTCGAGATCGTCTACGCGACGCCGCTCGAGGGCGCGTTCACCAAGCCGGTGGCCTCGGCCCACCTGGGCGGCATGCTGGCCCGGCGCGGCATCGGCGTGACCGGCGACTTCGCGACCGCCGAGGTCGACGGCGCGCGCCGCGTGCTCAAGGCCTACGACGGCCGCGAGGAGCCCTACGACCTGCTGGTGACGATCCCGCAGCACGGCGGCGCCGAGGTGATCTCGGCCTCGGGGCTGGGCGACGGCAGCGGCTGGGTCCCGACCGACAAGCACACGCTGGCCGCGCGCGACCACGACCGCACGTTCGTGCTGGGCGACGCGACCGATCTGCCGTCGTCGAAGGCCGGCGCGGTCGCGCACTTCCAGGCCGACGTGCTGGTCGACAACCTGCTGCGCGCGATCGACGGCCGGCCGCCGGTGCCGGACTTCGACGGCCACGCCAACTGCTTCATCGAGACCGGCTACGGCAAGGCCATGCTGATCGACTTCAACTACACGACCGAGCCGCTGCCGGGGAAGTTCCCGCTGCCCGGCATCGGGCCGTTCACGCTGCTGGGGGAGAGCGAGGTCAACCACTGGGGCAAGCTGGCCTTCAAGTGGATCTACTGGAACCTGCTCCTGACCGGCAAGGAGCTGCCCCTCGAGCACCGCATGACCATGGCCGGCAAGCAGGCCGCGTGA
- a CDS encoding nitronate monooxygenase, producing MSLETAFTRHAGIEVPLICGAMYPCSNPELIAAVSAAGGLGIIQPISMTFVHKRDLREGIRWIRAQTDKPIGFNAIVEKSSKVYEDRMRRWIDVALEEGVRFFVTALGDPRWVVEKVHAVGGVVYHDVTERKWADRALAGGVDGLICVTRDAGGHAGNRSPEQLWAELGDLGVPLVCAGGVGDEAAFVRALDLGFAGAQLGTRFIATTECTAHADYKQAIVRARPEDIVLSERISGVPVAVIKTPYIDKVGTQASFLMKRALRHPRLKHYARMYYSVKSIFELRRASLQGVSYKDFFQAGKSVGGITAIEPAGEIVRRFAAAAAARQAA from the coding sequence ATGTCGCTCGAGACCGCCTTCACGCGCCACGCCGGCATCGAGGTGCCGCTCATCTGCGGCGCGATGTACCCGTGCAGCAACCCCGAGCTGATCGCCGCGGTGTCCGCCGCGGGCGGGCTCGGCATCATCCAGCCGATCTCGATGACGTTCGTGCACAAGCGCGACCTGCGCGAGGGCATCCGCTGGATCCGGGCCCAGACCGACAAGCCGATCGGCTTCAACGCGATCGTCGAGAAGTCGTCGAAGGTCTACGAGGACCGCATGCGGCGCTGGATCGACGTCGCGCTCGAGGAGGGCGTGCGGTTCTTCGTCACCGCGCTCGGCGATCCGCGCTGGGTGGTCGAGAAGGTCCACGCGGTCGGCGGCGTCGTCTACCACGACGTGACCGAGCGCAAGTGGGCCGACCGCGCGCTCGCCGGCGGCGTCGACGGCCTGATCTGCGTCACCCGCGACGCCGGCGGACACGCCGGCAACCGCTCGCCCGAGCAGCTCTGGGCCGAGCTCGGAGATCTGGGCGTGCCGCTGGTCTGCGCCGGCGGCGTCGGCGACGAGGCCGCGTTCGTGCGCGCGCTCGACCTCGGCTTCGCCGGCGCCCAGCTCGGCACCCGCTTCATCGCGACCACCGAGTGCACCGCCCACGCCGACTACAAGCAGGCGATCGTGCGGGCCCGGCCCGAGGACATCGTGCTGAGCGAGCGCATCTCGGGCGTGCCGGTCGCGGTGATCAAGACGCCGTACATCGACAAGGTCGGCACCCAGGCCAGCTTCCTGATGAAGCGCGCGCTCCGCCACCCGCGCCTCAAGCACTACGCGCGCATGTACTACAGCGTGAAGAGCATCTTCGAGCTGCGCCGCGCCTCGCTGCAGGGCGTCAGCTACAAGGACTTCTTCCAGGCCGGCAAGAGCGTCGGCGGCATCACCGCCATCGAGCCCGCCGGCGAGATCGTCCGCCGCTTCGCCGCCGCCGCCGCCGCCCGCCAGGCCGCGTAG
- a CDS encoding TusE/DsrC/DsvC family sulfur relay protein yields MTELQTITARLDALTAQVEFLVERERRRAELYDELVPIGRVAMTAAIARLDRLEQDGTLAFVRELGGIGQRVVEHFSAADVRQLGEAVVVILETVRSLTQPDVLRVAADAGDAIHSAEATKPLGLFGMMRATKDEDVQRGMAVMMEVLRRVGHGVNAMAAKQQQTDDKQAKLAEILGPRRKNRALGTERTAPPRALPSPPTVRPAPAAPACAAPSSKPAVAAGVVDGVEVTADGNLVDAAAWTRALAAAIASAERVALTDAHWAVIDAARADFAATGASPNIRRLTQVASVTTKDLYTLFPRAPGRTIAKVAGLPKPAGCL; encoded by the coding sequence ATGACTGAACTCCAGACCATCACGGCCCGGCTCGACGCGCTCACCGCGCAGGTCGAGTTCCTGGTCGAGCGTGAGCGCCGACGGGCCGAACTCTACGACGAGCTGGTGCCGATCGGCCGGGTCGCGATGACCGCGGCGATCGCCCGGCTCGACCGGCTCGAGCAGGACGGCACGCTGGCGTTCGTGCGCGAGCTCGGCGGCATCGGCCAGCGCGTGGTCGAGCACTTCTCGGCCGCGGACGTGCGCCAGCTCGGCGAGGCCGTGGTCGTGATCCTCGAGACCGTGCGGTCGCTGACCCAGCCCGACGTGCTGCGGGTCGCGGCCGACGCCGGCGACGCCATCCACAGCGCCGAGGCGACCAAGCCGCTGGGGCTGTTCGGCATGATGCGCGCGACCAAGGACGAGGACGTCCAGCGCGGCATGGCGGTGATGATGGAGGTGCTGCGTCGGGTCGGCCACGGCGTCAACGCCATGGCGGCCAAGCAGCAACAGACCGATGACAAGCAGGCCAAGCTGGCCGAGATCCTCGGGCCCCGGCGCAAGAACCGAGCGCTCGGCACCGAGCGGACCGCGCCGCCCCGGGCGCTGCCGTCGCCCCCGACCGTCCGGCCGGCCCCGGCGGCTCCGGCGTGCGCGGCGCCGTCGAGCAAGCCCGCGGTCGCGGCCGGCGTCGTCGACGGCGTCGAGGTCACCGCCGACGGCAACCTGGTCGACGCCGCGGCCTGGACCCGGGCGCTCGCGGCCGCGATCGCCAGCGCCGAGCGCGTCGCGCTGACCGACGCCCACTGGGCGGTGATCGACGCCGCCCGCGCTGACTTCGCGGCCACCGGCGCGTCGCCGAACATCCGGCGGCTGACCCAGGTGGCCAGCGTGACGACCAAGGATCTCTACACCCTGTTCCCGCGGGCGCCGGGGCGCACGATCGCCAAGGTCGCCGGCCTGCCCAAGCCCGCGGGCTGCCTCTAG
- a CDS encoding GlsB/YeaQ/YmgE family stress response membrane protein: MHLLLMFVVGVIVGTAARLASPSLTTSGTVTVISLSVAGAVVGGYIGQTFGTYGLPPQAAAVLASLFGAALVVTAYATFPQRGRFMRRV; this comes from the coding sequence ATGCACCTGCTCTTGATGTTCGTCGTCGGCGTCATCGTCGGGACCGCCGCGCGGCTGGCCAGCCCTTCCCTCACCACCAGCGGGACCGTCACGGTGATCAGCCTGAGCGTCGCCGGCGCCGTGGTCGGCGGGTACATCGGCCAGACGTTCGGCACGTACGGGCTGCCGCCCCAGGCCGCGGCCGTGCTCGCGTCGCTGTTCGGCGCGGCGCTGGTGGTGACCGCGTACGCGACGTTCCCCCAGCGCGGCAGGTTCATGCGCCGCGTCTGA